The following coding sequences lie in one Mycobacteriales bacterium genomic window:
- a CDS encoding DivIVA domain-containing protein, with translation MSLTPSDVANKQFKIAFRGYSLDEVDAFLDEVEGELSRLLRENSALRGGAPAPVAGAVAPAPAAPQQPAEPPASAPVVAGETEGAALRTLLLAQRTADEAVAEARREAEQILTEARDRSGAVDAEVAAKVEAAMSDLAARRAQLEAQIEDLRAFEREYRTRLKAYLETQLQDLQGRGSGPDGGPGAGVPAAARTAAITATPPAGPPAGPPAGPPAAPPAAP, from the coding sequence GTGTCGCTGACACCGTCCGATGTCGCCAACAAGCAGTTCAAGATCGCCTTCCGGGGCTACTCCCTGGACGAGGTCGACGCCTTCCTCGACGAGGTCGAGGGTGAGCTGTCGCGGTTGCTGCGCGAGAACTCCGCGCTGCGCGGCGGCGCGCCGGCGCCCGTGGCCGGCGCCGTGGCGCCCGCACCGGCCGCCCCGCAGCAGCCCGCCGAGCCGCCGGCGTCGGCGCCCGTCGTCGCAGGAGAGACCGAGGGTGCCGCGCTGCGGACCCTGCTCCTCGCCCAGCGCACCGCGGACGAGGCTGTCGCCGAGGCCCGCCGGGAGGCCGAGCAGATCCTCACAGAGGCCCGGGACCGCTCCGGTGCCGTCGACGCCGAGGTCGCCGCCAAGGTCGAAGCCGCGATGAGCGACCTCGCCGCCCGCCGCGCCCAGCTCGAGGCGCAGATCGAGGACCTGCGGGCCTTCGAGCGGGAGTACCGCACGCGCCTCAAGGCCTACCTCGAGACCCAGCTGCAGGACCTCCAGGGACGCGGATCGGGCCCGGACGGGGGGCCCGGCGCGGGTGTCCCCGCGGCGGCCCGCACCGCTGCCATCACGGCTACCCCGCCAGCCGGGCCGCCAGCCGGGCCGCCTGCCGGGCCGCCTGCCGCGCCGCCTGCCGCGCC
- a CDS encoding YggT family protein produces the protein MSVVAQVLDLLLFLFWLLLIFRLVMEYVFMFARSFRPSGVLAGLLELCYSVTDPPLNALRRLIPPLRVGGISLDLGFLVLIILIVVVRSEILAPLK, from the coding sequence GTGAGCGTCGTCGCGCAGGTGCTCGACCTGCTGCTGTTCCTGTTCTGGCTGCTGCTGATCTTCCGGCTGGTCATGGAGTACGTCTTCATGTTCGCCCGATCGTTCCGGCCCAGCGGTGTCCTCGCCGGGCTGCTGGAGCTCTGCTACTCGGTGACGGACCCGCCGCTCAACGCGCTGCGCCGACTCATCCCACCGCTGCGCGTGGGCGGAATCTCGCTCGACCTCGGCTTCCTCGTCCTGATCATCTTGATCGTCGTCGTCCGCAGCGAGATCCTCGCCCCGCTGAAGTGA
- the sepF gene encoding cell division protein SepF, whose amino-acid sequence MPGAMRKLGLYLGLVEDDEDGRDRRYADDDYDAAYDHYDEGVAVRGGYRDTARAEEPARVVARRSFDTRESRGAVALDTVVRPAPAPAYEESYRITTLQPRTYNEARTIGEHFRAGTPVIMNLTEMDDTDAKRLVDFAAGLIFGLHGSIERVTNKVFLLSPEHVQVTAEDKARIAESGFFNQS is encoded by the coding sequence ATGCCCGGCGCCATGCGCAAGTTGGGCCTCTACCTCGGCCTGGTCGAGGACGACGAGGACGGTCGCGACCGGCGCTACGCCGACGACGACTACGACGCGGCCTACGACCACTACGACGAGGGCGTCGCCGTGCGTGGCGGTTACCGCGACACCGCCCGTGCCGAGGAGCCCGCCAGGGTCGTCGCCCGCCGCTCCTTCGACACTCGCGAGAGCCGTGGCGCGGTCGCGCTCGACACCGTCGTCCGGCCGGCCCCTGCGCCCGCCTACGAGGAGAGCTACCGCATCACGACGCTGCAGCCGCGGACCTACAACGAGGCGCGCACCATCGGTGAGCACTTCCGCGCCGGCACCCCGGTGATCATGAACCTCACCGAGATGGACGACACCGACGCCAAGCGCCTTGTCGACTTCGCCGCCGGTCTCATCTTCGGCCTGCACGGCAGCATCGAGCGGGTCACCAACAAGGTCTTCCTGCTCTCGCCCGAGCACGTCCAGGTGACCGCCGAGGACAAGGCCCGCATCGCTGAGAGCGGGTTCTTCAACCAGTCCTGA